A genomic segment from Candidatus Acidiferrales bacterium encodes:
- a CDS encoding capsule assembly Wzi family protein gives MRAAVVYGFLQVLLVALALAAPAEARDYPRYPAAGSTYVPLDSWIYPALERLAALGYIHTQFAGIRPWTRLECARLIDEAGELVQQEDMGPAEAIRLYRALEKEFAEQLEALGGGRNRGLRLESLYTRFTGIGGTPLTDGFHFGQTIVNDYGRPYHEGANVVTGFSARGVAGRFAVYVRGEYQHAPSSPALSEQARNVIAAADSIPVQPATPFPAVNQFRLLDTYVAVNLENWQVAFGKQSLWWGPGSGGPLLFSNNAEPIYMLRISRAMPFKLPSVFAWLGPVRTEFFVGKLSGHRFPARPFIHGQKISFKPTPNLEFGFSRTSVFAGVGHPLTFRSLGRSLFNIQGRTPGDDPGDRREAFDISYQFGGWLSLYSNFMWDDAIRRTTMNPGFYLPRLPRLTKLDFRAEMVSTDVPAGPDSAGRLIYSNNQYHDAYTNKGNLLGSWVGRQGVGFQLRSTYWLSPRSSVQLNYRHAKVNGDFIRGGGTLNDIGTSAHLVLRPDLILSTSVQYEKWSFPVLSTNRRSNVTASFQLTFWPQPRSQ, from the coding sequence TTGAGAGCAGCAGTCGTGTACGGCTTCCTGCAGGTTTTGCTGGTGGCACTGGCCTTGGCAGCGCCGGCGGAGGCGCGTGACTATCCGCGCTATCCAGCCGCGGGATCGACATACGTGCCGCTGGATAGTTGGATCTATCCGGCGCTGGAGCGCCTGGCCGCCCTGGGCTACATCCACACTCAGTTTGCCGGGATCAGGCCATGGACAAGGCTCGAGTGTGCCCGTCTGATTGACGAAGCCGGCGAACTCGTCCAGCAGGAGGACATGGGGCCAGCCGAAGCGATCCGGTTGTACCGAGCACTCGAAAAGGAATTTGCCGAGCAGCTCGAAGCGTTGGGGGGAGGACGCAATCGAGGACTTCGCCTCGAGTCGCTCTACACGCGCTTCACGGGCATTGGCGGCACGCCGCTGACCGACGGCTTCCACTTCGGCCAAACCATCGTGAACGACTATGGCCGGCCCTACCACGAGGGCGCCAACGTTGTCACCGGGTTCTCCGCCCGGGGTGTTGCCGGTCGCTTCGCCGTCTATGTGCGCGGCGAATACCAGCACGCCCCCTCTTCCCCGGCACTCTCCGAGCAAGCGCGAAATGTGATCGCGGCAGCCGACTCGATCCCGGTGCAGCCGGCAACGCCTTTTCCGGCGGTCAATCAGTTTCGCCTGTTGGACACGTATGTCGCGGTCAACCTGGAGAATTGGCAGGTTGCCTTTGGGAAACAAAGCCTGTGGTGGGGTCCGGGCTCCGGCGGGCCGCTCTTGTTCAGCAACAATGCCGAGCCGATCTATATGCTGCGTATCAGCCGGGCCATGCCCTTCAAGCTGCCCAGTGTTTTCGCTTGGTTGGGCCCTGTCCGTACCGAGTTCTTTGTTGGCAAACTCTCCGGCCACCGGTTTCCGGCCAGACCCTTTATTCACGGCCAAAAGATTAGCTTCAAGCCCACGCCCAATCTCGAGTTCGGCTTTTCCCGCACGAGCGTCTTTGCCGGGGTTGGTCACCCGCTCACATTCCGCAGCCTCGGGAGAAGCCTTTTTAACATACAGGGACGGACGCCGGGTGACGATCCAGGAGATCGGCGAGAAGCTTTCGACATCAGCTACCAGTTTGGCGGTTGGCTAAGCCTTTACAGCAACTTCATGTGGGATGACGCCATCCGCCGCACCACGATGAACCCGGGATTCTACCTCCCACGACTTCCACGGCTAACCAAGTTGGATTTTCGGGCGGAAATGGTCAGCACCGATGTCCCAGCAGGTCCGGATAGCGCAGGTCGCCTGATCTACTCGAATAATCAATATCATGACGCCTACACGAACAAAGGCAATCTGCTCGGAAGTTGGGTAGGTAGACAAGGTGTCGGGTTCCAACTACGAAGTACATATTGGCTGTCTCCTCGGAGCAGCGTCCAATTGAACTACCGCCATGCCAAGGTGAACGGGGATTTTATCAGGGGGGGCGGAACGCTGAACGACATCGGTACGAGCGCGCATCTGGTGCTCCGTCCTGATTTAATCCTCTCGACTTCTGTTCAGTACGAAAAATGGTCGTTCCCCGTGCTGTCAACCAACCGCAGGTCAAACGTCACCGCCTCCTTTCAGTTGACGTTCTGGCCGCAACCAAGGAGCCAATAG